One Buteo buteo chromosome 5, bButBut1.hap1.1, whole genome shotgun sequence DNA window includes the following coding sequences:
- the FNDC10 gene encoding fibronectin type III domain-containing protein 10, which translates to MPSLLPPFLALLCFGAPAPALRGPAPPPSASPRQAGAEPAAEEPWCPYKVGAEGSAGGRLCFRPPARGFQCAARSCRAHRSPGGALVANVLRNGSVLLQWGPPRPAAGLRGFALNCSWDGTYTRFPCDSVELGAACRDYLLPEAHGSVRYRLCLQPRYAPPRPAPPAQCVEFRVEPAAMRDIVVAMTAVGGSICVMLVFICLLVAYITENLMSPALAGAAGAAAAPRRA; encoded by the coding sequence ATgcccagcctgctgcctcccttccTCGCCCTGCTCTGCTTCGGAGCGCCGGCTCCCGCCCTGAGGGGAccggcgccgccgccgtccGCCTCGCCGCGGCAGGCCGGGGCCGAGCCGGCGGCGGAGGAGCCGTGGTGCCCCTACAAGGTGGGGGCCGAAGGTTCGGCGGGCGGGCGCCTCTGCTTTCGTCCGCCGGCCCGCGGCTTCCAGTGCGCGGCGCGGTCCTGCCGCGCCCACCGCTCGCCGGGCGGCGCCTTGGTGGCCAACGTGCTGCGCAACGGCAGCGTGCTGCTGCAGTGggggccgccgcgccccgccgccggcctcCGCGGCTTCGCGCTCAACTGCTCCTGGGACGGCACCTACACGCGTTTCCCCTGCGACAGCGTGGAGCTGGGCGCCGCCTGCCGCGACTACCTGCTGCCCGAGGCGCACGGCAGCGTGCGCTACcgcctctgcctgcagccccgctacgcgccgccgcgccccgcgccgcccgcccagTGCGTGGAGTTCCGCGTGGAGCCGGCCGCCATGCGGGACATCGTCGTCGCCATGACGGCCGTGGGGGGCTCCATCTGCGTCATGCTCGTCTTCATCTGCCTCCTGGTGGCCTACATCACCGAGAACCTCATGAGTCCGGCCCTCGCCGGGGCCgcgggcgctgccgccgccccgcgccgcgcctaG